The following proteins are encoded in a genomic region of Maylandia zebra isolate NMK-2024a linkage group LG1, Mzebra_GT3a, whole genome shotgun sequence:
- the map1aa gene encoding microtubule-associated protein 1A isoform X1: MEMEKGSASISGTVTMEISISAAASVEQTEPDESVQHRGQHHPGAAFQHRNYRILIVIGEISCSHHLEAARRQITQGLRSWSVELAVFDLDKELQLFEARHTAQFSSQVKGQRILQYQSDVLQTVVLVNPSEETAVSETRSLITDSAANKLLILSGQSSEQGGDIQLQSGAFTWQHFSDIISNPEVIEVLSRASSEQPSKLTVSCQGEGGWTSLGQSQEQQSLLNLLEYRLNPEPHLPNMDGVTEFTEYVAETVDVPSPFDLLEPPTSGGFLKLSKPCCYIFPGGRGDSALFAVNGFNILVDGGSERKSCFWKLVRHLDRIDSVLLTHIGADNLPGINGLFQRKIAEQEEERNQDSGSSSSGDWMKNLISPELGIVFFNVPEKLRMPESTLKVKRSIEEASLTLQYLNKLGITPEPLHRVVSNTIEPITLFHKLGVGKLDMYVLNPVKESKEMQFLMQKWAGNSKAKTGIMMPNGKEGEISVPYLTSVTALIVWIPHHPTEKIVRVLFPGNAPQNKIFEGLEKLKHLDFLRYPVATQKDISSGAPPPIIKQTKIRSRTDSKESLKSSPKPHSKTTKKEASGPEEESKSDTGKENKAEKKEEKKPKSESLKATKQQKNSEVAPGVNKMEKKKISKEKAAKQEKASKMDEKKDKEKKEMKKEKREVKKDENIRKEEKKESKAKEDKKKDPSKPELRKITKPDLKPLTPEVRKTLHKAKTQAKPKSDKNKAVKEEVNEKKPVLKNVPEEVEAAALADRSIVSSPEDLTEDFEALKQEELSKHKTEPIQNDVMPELTVHSDAKVSSLVFPEEKVTASTTETKSALPKSPVKQEEQVVAATQKKNYGDDGSNKKYEEEKMEKYDKYSIKDDVKDRSKKSESSEEEGDVIEKADLEGTEDDEVLKYKTEEVKKEKAKEWDTKPSQKPLPTAQAIAASASEQFSFIQDETIPGYSETEQTISDEEIHEDTEDRIPQLHYDVGSYDISVPDVPGTFDSMHGIKEMKSSAISDVADVKPKAFMGGPEPELAPYPTIIAAPLAEEEHISSATSITEYDKLSSFATSVAEDQSVASVTAPQTEEAGRNSLLLDTINSIPSRAETAQGKDYLHSAGTISPTSSLEDDKCFKSPSSDEYQPHIPEIEGEVNVPSVQDEEDDDEDEDEDQTPNVDIPLGKLQEGYEHAASMMLQEKEKSPSSTFSPPPFSTTQYSPSQSVKENLFIAEGFKTGVEIKPVSPPPSSFSPGLESHSRQESEERCLSPDDSTMKLASPTQSVPTSSGYSPTEEKPFRTEDRDEAVTSTKADIQKTEKSVTISDNTSFIGVSGDKTMFEASEESEEEEDDDYYAKKDLQPTVKAKLMEAKEGCFLDDDFSFDAKSAGTQKEVVSSGKTNVAFATEEKPKPHVTYSNKDEKDDDFPVRVGSQPVLSDRAEADITKDSAEKADITIKEPEKSVQFNLYEFPEKEGKVKASYVRQDTPYVHGKTFSYSDIYDSKTSSIDSDSFRQESLEVLKVEKDVAKDSADLLKHEPPFTVRDKMSENEGFAVSYGKESLSWLDSKSTPATAQFEKEVKEKETSKHSESSRFPSMADRPEAWTTSLSSEKDVRVPTDSTEASASGVDKLAASAYNEKGACLEIDMRKLTARDEEDYDDDIVDDDEEEEDDEEEEEEDEGAVDSDIEKGAKEKSEKEVKSPVSETLGQDKPEFMVSMAGYGNSGQGKPVITGSSSSSLTTVEDKTKADSSSLTGKPLDLGAAGFSSYSLGFEYSSGSDEKETFVPSQSSDKARENFTLKSTDGNYYQNDRADSDFEKQKTPDLLSKRSLDTSFQYTTTTAAPGFSSSSAYSYSSSTSGSLSTSRQFGEELETPASAEPLFEYSSFKDEHSPITDSPFSSSAVAKDDYLEVTEKQITATSAAETTSSLARFSPLSPFEEVKSFPSLSSSTFTDDKKEHMTSSGGLTDKVSQPECFSKPEWSEGSQLDTAVGFGATAASPFSQLSELSKDKEAASAALFGVTSSPRPDIEGKHYFEETESSEEEDEEAYMREMTRRSPSSGLASSLLFSDKPVAPPIAEKPGDALPDVLGSYTPSTLQTSKPDTVNGPTEVSTSSMLPPAAAVTGAALGSAKLVSHEGAAGYVRSSYEWEMPKSQMGMVPGDSPPHYRHDDEFEEECEMEPEHPARPLSLSSTDQPFRSPFYGEECSRGGQDDEDDDDDSDRDAPIGATSSYTSRSSPGYSSSEYRQRKEDLSPSFINPCMRQLSSDEDDEEQGRRSDQSQEGDEHDLSVKRRAHKHAHQHQSHSRDSSSLHQTGGMSAGLGLATEDTPPTSVSESLASQSDSDAPPGSEEYPSATVEGNMDSDEDADYMPVDKAALGGGSHHFNSRRSHDPSPAPLMDPSPHPPRPDVCMVDPDSLDNGSLKKEPKTKSLKKTAGKTKSGSPARRKRSPMPVKQTQSPRSASLKKKEADKSSRMSRLSDGQGSKDDDLSRSSYNPGKGLTNGVKSSSGSQKSGSVAAPGQPIYVDLTYIPNHCSAKNVDQEFFKRIRSAYYVVSGNDAASGEPSRGVLDALLDGKAQWGSNLQVTLIPTHDTEVTREWYQQTHERQQELNIMVLASSSTVVMQDESFPACKIEF; the protein is encoded by the exons GCCAGAGAATTCTCCAGTATCAGAGTGATGTCCTCCAGACAGTTGTGTTGGTGAACCCATCAGAGGAAACTGCTGTTTCAGAG ACTCGCTCACTGATCACCGACTCTGCTGCAAATAAGTTGCTGATCCTGAGCGGCCAGAGCTCTGAGCAAGGTGGTGACATCCAACTGCAAAGTGGAGCCTTCACCTGGCAACATTTCTCCGACATCATCTCCAACCCTGAA GTGATTGAAGTCCTGTCCAGGGCCTCTTCTGAGCAACCGTCGAAGCTTACCGTTTCCTGTCAGGGAGAAGGGGGCTGGACCTCCCTGGGCCAAAGCCAGGAGCAGCAGTCACTCCTAAATCTTCTGGAATACCGCCTGAACCCCGAACCCCACCTCCCCAACATGGACGGAGTCACAGAGTTTACAGAGTATGTTGCAGAGACAGTGGATGTGCCATCACCCTTTGACCTTCTGGAGCCCCCAACCTCCGGTGGGTTTCTGAAGCTGTCCAAACCCTGCTGCTACATCTTCCCTGGAGGCAGGGGAGACTCTGCTCTGTTTGCTGTCAATGGATTCAACATCCTGGTGGACGGTGGGTCTGAGCGGAAGTCCTGCTTCTGGAAGCTGGTTCGGCACCTGGACAGGATCGACTCTGTCCTGCTTACCCATATTGGCGCAGATAACCTCCCTGGCATCAATGGGCTGTTCCAGCGAAAGATTGCtgagcaggaggaagagaggaaccAAGACTCTGGCTCCAGCAGCAGCGGTGACTGGATGAAGAACCTTATTTCCCCCGAGCTCGGGATAGTGTTTTTCAATGTCCCGGAGAAGCTGCGGATGCCCGAGTCCACCCTTAAGGTAAAGCGAAGCATTGAGGAAGCATCTCTGACACTGCAGTACCTCAACAAGCTTGGCATCACACCAGAGCCTCTTCATAGGGTAGTAAGCAACACGATTGAACCTATCACACTGTTCCACAAGCTAGGTGTGGGAAAGTTAGACATGTATGTTCTAAACCCCGtaaaagaaagcaaagagaTGCAGTTTCTAATGCAGAAATGGGCCGGAAACAGCAAGGCCAAGACAGGGATCATGATGCCGAACGGAAAAGAAGGAGAAATATCGGTCCCCTATTTAACGTCAGTCACAGCTCTCATCGTGTGGATTCCTCATCATCCAACAGAAAAGATAGTCCGTGTGCTTTTCCCAGGAAATGCACCacagaataaaatatttgaAGGCCTAGAGAAACTAAAGCACCTGGACTTTCTGCGATACCCAGTGGCTACCCAAAAAGACATATCATCTGGCGCACCACCTCCCATCATAAAACAGACCAAAATAAGATCAAGAACTGATAGCAAAGAGAGTCTGAAATCTTCGCCCAAACCACATTCGAAAACAACTAAGAAAGAAGCCAGTGGACCGGAGGAAGAGTCAAAGAGCGATACCGGCAAAGAAAATAAGgctgaaaagaaagaagagaagaaaccCAAAAGTGAAAGTCTAAAAGCCACCAAGCAACAGAAAAACAGTGAAGTAGCCCCTGGAGTTAAcaagatggaaaaaaagaaaatatcaaagGAAAAAGCTGCCAAGCAAGAGAAAGCATCAAAGATGGatgagaaaaaagacaaagagaaaaaagaaatgaagaaagagAAACGCGAGGTAAAGAAAGACGAGAACATACgaaaggaggagaagaaagaaagcaaagccAAGGAGGACAAAAAGAAAGATCCAAGTAAACCTGAACTGAGAAAAATCACAAAACCAGACCTGAAACCATTAACCCCTGAGGTGAGGAAAACTTTGCACAAGGCCAAGACTCAGGCTAAACCTAAAAGCGACAAAAATAAAGCAGTGAAGGAGGAAGTGAATGAGAAAAAACCAGTTTTAAAGAATGTGCCTGAAGAGGTTGAGGCAGCAGCTCTGGCTGACAGATCCATTGTGTCCTCACCCGAAGACCTCACTGAGGACTTTGAGGCATTGAAACAAGAGGAGCTGTCCAAACACAAGACAGAACCGATCCAGAACGATGTCATGCCTGAGCTAACAGTGCACTCTGACGCTAAAGTTTCTTCCTTAGTTTTCCCTGAGGAAAAAGTCACAGCCTCAACCACTGAGACAAAGTCTGCTTTGCCCAAATCTCCAGTCAAACAGGAAGAACAGGTGGTGGCGGCTACTCAAAAGAAGAACTACGGCGATGATGGTTCCAATAAAAAGTACGAAGaggagaaaatggaaaaatatgaTAAATACTCCATAAAGGATGATGTAAAAGATAGATCGAAGAAGAGCGAGAGCTCAGAGGAAGAGGGCGATGTAATCGAGAAAGCTGACCTTGAAGGGACAGAAGACGATGAGGTCCTGAAGTATAAAACTGAGGaggtgaaaaaggaaaaagcaaaGGAGTGGGACACCAAGCCATCGCAAAAACCGTTACCAACTGCACAGGCAATAGCAGCCTCTGCCTCAGAGCAGTTCTCTTTTATCCAAGATGAAACCATACCCGGATACTCTGAGACTGAACAGACCATCTCTGATGAGGAGATCCATGAGGATACCGAGGACAGGATTCCACAGCTGCACTATGATGTGGGCTCTTATGACATCTCTGTTCCCGACGTTCCCGGCACCTTTGATTCGATGCACGGTATAAAGGAGATGAAGAGTTCCGCTATATCTGACGTTGCCGATGTCAAACCCAAAGCCTTTATGGGAGGTCCCGAACCTGAGCTTGCACCTTACCCCACCATCATTGCTGCTCCTCTTGCTGAAGAGGAGCACATCTCCTCAGCCACATCcatcacagaatatgacaaACTGTCATCCTTTGCCACATCTGTAGCTGAAGACCAGTCCGTTGCCTCCGTGACAGCGCCCCAGACCGAGGAGGCTGGGCGGAACTCTCTCCTGCTGGATACCATCAACAGCATCCCCTCACGTGCAGAGACTGCCCAAGGGAAGGACTATCTCCACTCAGCAGGAACCATCTCACCCACCTCCTCTCTAGAGGATGACAAGTGTTTTAAGTCTCCTTCCTCTGATGAGTATCAGCCCCACATCCCTGAGATCGAGGGTGAAGTGAATGTCCCATCAGTCCAggatgaagaagatgatgacgaggatgaggatgaggacCAGACCCCAAACGTTGACATCCCTCTGGGTAAACTTCAAGAGGGCTACGAACATGCAGCCTCCATGATGCTCCAGGAGAAGGAGAAATCGCCCTCGTccactttttctcctcctcccttCTCCACTACACAGTACTCACCCTCACAGTCTGTCAAAGAAAACCTCTTCATTGCAGAGGGATTTAAGACTGGTGTTGAAATAAAGCCTGTATCACCCCCTCCTTCATCATTCTCCCCAGGGCTAGAGTCCCACTCCAGGCAGGAGAGTGAGGAAAGATGCCTAAGTCCGGACGATAGCACCATGAAACTTGCATCACCCACACAGTCTGTGCCTACCAGCAGCGGCTACTCTCCAACGGAGGAGAAGCCCTTTAGGACAGAAGACAGAGACGAGGCAGTGACCAGCACGAAAGCTGACATccagaaaacagagaaatcaGTCACCATCTCAGACAATACCTCCTTCATTGGTGTGTCAGGTGACAAGACCATGTTTGAAGCATCTGAAGaatctgaggaggaggaggatgacgaTTATTATGCCAAAAAGGATCTACAGCCTACCGTCAAGGCAAAGCTTATGGAGGCCAAAGAGGGTTGCTTCTTAGATGATGACTTTAGTTTTGATGCAAAATCTGCAGGAACTCAAAAGGAAGTTGTGAGCTCAGGCAAAACAAATGTGGCCTTTGCCACAGAGGAGAAACCCAAACCTCACGTGACGTATTCGAACAAAGATGAAAAAGATGACGACTTTCCAGTTAGGGTAGGGTCTCAGCCTGTTTTGAGTGATCGCGCCGAAGCTGACATTACAAAAGACAGCGCAGAAAAAGCAGATATCACTATTAAAGAGCCTGAAAAAAGTGTTCAGTTCAACCTGTACGAGTTTCCCGAGAAGGAGGGTAAAGTAAAGGCCTCATATGTAAGACAGGACACTCCCTATGTGCACGGCAAAACGTTCTCTTATAGTGACATTTACGACAGCAAGACAAGCTCAATTGACTCTGACTCATTTCGTCAGGAGTCCTTAGAGGTCCTTAAGGTGGAGAAAGACGTAGCAAAGGACAGCGCAGATCTGCTAAAACATGAGCCTCCCTTCACAGTCAGGGATAAGATGTCAGAAAACGAGGGATTTGCTGTTTCTTATGGAAAGGAGTCCTTATCGTGGCTAGACTCCAAGAGCACTCCAGCTACAGCTCAATTCGAAAAAGAGGTGAAAGAAAAGGAGACATCTAAACACAGTGAAAGTAGTCGATTCCCTTCAATGGCTGACAGACCTGAGGCATGGACCACTTCTTTGTCATCAGAAAAGGACGTCAGAGTCCCGACTGACAGCACAGAGGCCTCAGCGTCGGGTGTAGACAAGCTAGCTGCCTCGGCCTACAACGAGAAAGGTGCGTGCTTGGAGATTGATATGCGAAAGCTAACGGCGAGAGACGAGGAGGACTATGATGATGATATTGTTGATGACGAcgaagaagaggaagatgacgaagaggaggaggaagaggatgaaggTGCTGTTGATTCTGATATTGAGAAAGGTGCCAAAGAGAAATCTGAAAAGGAAGTGAAAAGTCCGGTCAGTGAAACGCTTGGCCAAGACAAGCCTGAGTTCATGGTTTCCATGGCTGGATATGGTAACAGCGGTCAGGGGAAGCCAGTTATTACAGGAAGCAGTTCGAGCTCCCTCACAACTGTCGAAGATAAAACCAAGGCCGACTCGTCATCGCTAACCGGAAAACCACTGGATTTAGGGGCTGCAGGTTTCTCTAGCTACTCATTAGGATTTGAATACAGCAGCGGAAGTGACGAGAAGGAGACGTTTGTGCCCAGTCAAAGCTCAGACAAAGCAAGAGAGAACTTCACCTTGAAATCAACAGACGGCAACTATTACCAGAACGACAGAGCTGATTCTGATTTTGAGAAACAAAAGACACCAGATCTTCTGAGTAAGAGATCATTGGACACAAGCTTCCAGTACACCACAACCACCGCTGCCCCTGGGTTCTCCTCCTCTTCGGCCTACAGCtactcctcctccacctcgGGGTCTCTGTCCACCAGCCGTCAGTTCGGAGAGGAGCTGGAGACACCTGCCTCAGCCGAGCCTCTCTTTGAGTACTCCTCCTTCAAAGATGAACACTCGCCCATTACGGATTCTCCATTCTCCAGCTCCGCTGTCGCAAAAGATGACTATTTAGAAGTGACTGAGAAACAAATTACGGCTACGAGTGCAGCTGAGACTACCTCCAGTTTGGCCCGCTTCTCACCTCTCAGTCCTTTTGAAGAGGTTAAATCATTCCCCTCCCTCTCGTCCAGTACCTTTACTGATGACAAGAAGGAGCACATGACTTCATCAGGTGGACTAACAGATAAAGTCTCTCAACCTGAGTGTTTTTCTAAGCCTGAGTGGTCTGAAGGGTCCCAGCTGGACACAGCTGTTGGATTTGGGGCCACAGCAGCGTCACCATTCTCTCAACTTTCAGAGCTCTCCAAGGACAAGGAGGCAGCTAGTGCTGCTCTGTTTGGCGTCACGTCCTCGCCTCGGCCAGACATAGAAGGCAAACATTACTTTGAGGAGACCGAAAGCAGCGAAGAAGAGGACGAGGAAGCGTATATGCGTGAGATGACTCGGAGGTCTCCTTCTAGTGGCCTGGCTAGTAGCCTTTTATTTTCTGACAAGCCTGTTGCTCCACCCATCGCTGAAAAGCCAGGAGATGCGCTTCCAGATGTTCTTGGCTCCTACACTCCCTCAACGCTTCAGACCAGCAAGCCTGACACAGTGAACGGGCCCACGGAGGTCAGCACGAGTTCCATGCTCCCACCTGCAGCAGCAGTAACTGGTGCAGCTTTAGGCTCAGCCAAGCTGGTGTCACACGAGGGAGCAGCAGGTTATGTAAGGAGCTCCTATGAGTGGGAAATGCCAAAATCCCAGATGGGAATGGTGCCAGGAGACTCTCCCCCTCATTACCGTCACGATGATGAGTTTGAAGAAGAGTGCGAGATGGAGCCAGAGCATCCTGCCCGTCCGCTCTCACTCTCCTCAACTGATCAGCCGTTCCGTTCACCGTTCTACGGGGAGGAGTGCAGCCGGGGAGGGCAGGATGACGAGGACGACGATGACGACAGCGATCGGGATGCACCCATAGGAGCCACCTCCTCCTATACGAGCCGCTCCTCTCCCGGATATTCGTCTTCTGAGTACAGGCAACGCAAAGAAGACCTCTCACCTTCCTTCATCAACCCTTGCATGCGGCAACTCTCCAGTGACGAGGACGATGAGGAGCAAGGCCGCAGAAGTGATCAGTCGCAAGAGGGTGACGAGCACGACCTCTCAGTCAAGAGAAGGGCTCACAAACACGCCCATCAACACCAATCCCACAGCAGGGACAGCAGTTCTCTGCACCAAACTGGTGGGATGTCAGCAGGATTAGGCTTGGCCACGGAGGACACTCCACCCACCTCGGTCAGCGAGTCTCTGGCCTCCCAGTCAGATTCGGATGCACCCCCGGGCAGTGAAGAATACCCTTCAGCTACTGTTGAAGGCAACATGGACTCAGATGAGGATGCTGACTACATGCCAGTTGATAAAGCTGCCCTAGGAGGAGGCAGCCACCACTTTAACTCCAGGAGGAGCCACGATCCTTCTCCTGCTCCCCTCATGGATCCTTCCCCACACCCCCCACGGCCAGACGTTTGCATGGTGGATCCCGACTCTTTAGACAACGGCTCCCTGAAGAAAGAGCCAAAAACTAAGAGCTTAAAGAAGACTGCAGGCAAAACCAAATCAGGATCACCAGCTAGGCGCAAGCGGTCTCCTATGCCTGTCAAACAGACGCAGTCTCCTCGTAGTGCTTCGCTGAAAAAGAAGGAGGCCGACAAGAGTTCGCGGATGTCTCGTCTTTCAGATGGACAGGGCTCCAAAGATGACGACCTGTCCAGGTCAAGCTACAACCCTGGCAAAGGGCTGACTAATGGTGTCAAAAGCAGTTCAG GTTCTCAGAAGTCAGGCTCTGTGGCTGCTCCCGGCCAACCCATTTATGTGGATCTGACTTACATTCCCAACCACTGCAGTGCCAAGAATGTGGACCAAGAGTTTTTCAAACGCATTCGTTCTGCATACTATGTGGTGAGTGGCAACGATGCAGCGAGCGGCGAACCGAGCCGAGGAGTCCTTGATGCACTGTTGGACGGCAAAGCTCAGTGGGGATCAAACCTACAG GTGACGCTCATCCCCACCCACGACACTGAGGTGACACGTGAATGGTACCAGCAGACGCACGAGAGGCAGCAGGAGCTCAACATCATGGTTCTGGCCTCCAGCAGCACCGTTGTCATGCAGGATGAGTCTTTCCCAGCTTGCAAGATCGAGTTTTAA